A single window of Candidatus Stygibacter australis DNA harbors:
- a CDS encoding ABC transporter permease yields the protein MLKNYLKIALRHLQKHKGYSLINILGLALGMTVSLLLLLWVQDELLFDKFHQDIENIYQISMYDEQSASPSGGRTIPLKMVPVLRDNYPEIKNAARYRFFNNLALNYNDKDFNESNVMATEPNFFEMFDVEFIRGDAATALSDPSSIILTSSSAHKIFGNESPMGKAIIVNNDSPFTVTGIIKDFPVQSSLNIDYIISFAVMGERADTWSWECSGFVQLYPNTDYEKFAPKIKTALVDHSPREIDQDMLYLQLFSHVHLYSPLDTPDGLIMVYVLSGIAILILLIACINFMNLANARYALRTKEIGVRKIMGAQRKQIIMQFLSESMLITCIAMLLSIALVELLLPQFNLLTAKNTSITISNLLFIIGFPLIVLFTGIFAGTYPAFFLSSYSPVQIFCHKFSSDSMKSFRKLLVVFQFTISIILIILSFAIYQQINYINKKDLGINTDYVIHLPMRNEQYQKYDTIKEELLKNRNVLAVTTSTSLPSQVGNVNPVTWEGKPNDDRVIFRFYNTDNDFFKLFQIPFVAGNGFTLDKAVHPEIEYVVNETAVKLMEMKDPIGKKFSMFGHDGYIVGVIKDFHNTSLSGEIRPLLISQLSWFRSIIMIRIAPEDMNSTIKYIENSMAETCPGFPFSYTFLDESIARMYYDTRRTHSIILYFTCLAVFISCLGLFGLSSFMTERRAKEISIRKILGSSTNNLIFQLTSSFLRWVAIAAIIAIPVAMYLANLFLKQFVYHYDLTILDFVIPIALQFLLAVVTVGYQTLRAAHSNPADILKYE from the coding sequence ATGCTGAAAAATTATTTGAAGATAGCTTTAAGACATTTGCAGAAACATAAGGGATATTCTTTGATCAATATTCTGGGTCTGGCTCTGGGTATGACAGTTAGTCTCCTGCTGTTGCTCTGGGTCCAAGATGAACTGCTGTTTGATAAATTCCATCAGGATATTGAAAATATTTACCAGATTTCCATGTATGATGAGCAAAGTGCTTCTCCTTCCGGAGGTAGAACTATACCCCTCAAAATGGTACCAGTTCTAAGAGATAATTATCCCGAGATAAAAAATGCAGCCCGGTATCGGTTTTTTAATAATCTTGCACTTAATTATAACGACAAAGATTTTAATGAAAGTAACGTGATGGCGACGGAGCCAAATTTCTTTGAGATGTTTGATGTGGAGTTTATCAGAGGAGATGCCGCAACTGCGTTGTCTGATCCCAGTTCTATTATTCTCACCAGCAGTTCTGCACATAAAATTTTTGGTAATGAATCTCCTATGGGAAAAGCTATCATAGTCAATAATGACAGTCCCTTTACTGTTACAGGGATCATTAAAGATTTTCCTGTTCAATCAAGCTTGAATATTGATTATATCATTTCTTTTGCTGTGATGGGTGAAAGAGCTGATACCTGGAGCTGGGAATGCTCCGGCTTTGTGCAATTGTATCCTAATACTGATTATGAAAAATTTGCACCAAAGATCAAAACTGCTCTGGTTGATCATAGCCCCAGGGAGATAGATCAGGATATGCTCTACCTGCAACTATTTAGTCATGTGCATCTCTATTCCCCCTTAGATACTCCAGACGGTTTGATTATGGTTTATGTTCTTAGTGGCATAGCAATCCTCATTCTCCTCATTGCCTGTATCAATTTTATGAACCTGGCAAATGCCCGTTATGCCCTGCGCACCAAAGAAATTGGTGTAAGGAAAATAATGGGGGCTCAGAGGAAACAGATCATAATGCAGTTCCTCTCAGAATCAATGTTAATCACCTGTATTGCCATGCTTCTTTCTATCGCCCTGGTTGAACTCCTATTGCCTCAATTCAATCTATTAACTGCCAAAAATACCTCCATTACTATCTCAAATCTCCTATTCATCATTGGCTTTCCTCTAATTGTGCTATTTACAGGGATTTTTGCCGGAACATATCCTGCCTTTTTCCTCTCATCTTATTCACCTGTTCAGATCTTCTGTCATAAATTCAGCTCGGATTCCATGAAATCTTTCCGTAAATTACTGGTAGTTTTCCAATTCACGATCTCCATTATTCTCATTATTCTATCTTTTGCAATTTATCAGCAAATCAATTATATCAATAAAAAAGACCTGGGTATTAATACAGATTATGTGATTCATCTGCCTATGCGAAATGAACAATATCAAAAGTATGATACTATCAAAGAAGAACTGCTCAAAAATAGAAATGTATTGGCTGTAACCACTTCCACTTCTCTTCCCTCACAAGTGGGAAACGTAAACCCCGTCACCTGGGAAGGAAAACCAAATGACGATAGAGTGATTTTTCGCTTCTATAACACTGATAATGATTTCTTTAAGCTCTTTCAGATTCCATTTGTTGCCGGTAATGGTTTTACTCTGGATAAAGCAGTTCATCCGGAAATTGAATACGTGGTTAATGAAACTGCGGTCAAATTAATGGAAATGAAAGACCCGATTGGTAAAAAATTCAGCATGTTCGGCCATGATGGTTATATAGTGGGAGTTATCAAGGATTTCCATAATACCTCACTTTCAGGGGAAATAAGACCTCTTCTCATCTCGCAGCTTAGTTGGTTCAGAAGTATTATCATGATCAGAATTGCTCCTGAAGATATGAATTCCACCATTAAATACATCGAAAATTCCATGGCTGAAACCTGTCCCGGCTTCCCCTTCTCATACACTTTTCTGGATGAAAGTATTGCCAGAATGTATTATGATACCAGACGTACTCATTCTATTATTTTATATTTCACTTGCCTGGCTGTTTTTATCTCCTGCCTGGGATTATTTGGTTTGTCATCTTTTATGACAGAAAGACGTGCCAAAGAGATCAGTATCAGAAAGATCTTAGGCTCGAGTACTAATAACCTCATATTCCAACTCACCAGCAGTTTCCTTCGCTGGGTGGCTATCGCAGCCATTATTGCTATTCCAGTTGCCATGTATCTGGCAAATCTCTTCCTAAAGCAATTCGTCTATCACTATGATCTTACTATCCTTGATTTTGTGATCCCAATTGCTTTGCAATTCCTGCTGGCTGTTGTCACAGTTGGCTATCAAACTCTTCGGGCTGCACACTCGAATCCCGCTGATATATTAAAATACGAGTAG